GGTCGGATCATGATCGTCGTAGCTTTCCTGCTGATAAGCTCAACTGGGAAAGCGTGGCCGCCTTTGTCCAGTTCGACGGCCATCGCCGGTTGATGGAGATCACCTTGCAACCGCTTTCGCTGGGATTCCGTCAGCCTCGCACCGTTCGCGGACGTCCCCGGCTGGCCGATCCTGCGCTTGGTAAGGAGATCATCGAGCGGCTGGCCGCGCTGTCGGCTCCTTTTGGAACCGACATTCGGTATCAGGACGGCGTCGGCGTGGTCGTGATCAAACCCTGAGACGATGAACGTTTCGCGACAGATAAACACGGGTGAACCGGAGGATGGACGAGGCAGTCGGTGTTCATCCGTGGTGACACGCTGGAGAGTTATCCCGTAAAGTGAGGGCTTCCGCCCAGAAACGATGAAAAAGAGGCCGCAGAGTAGACCAATTTTCGCGGAGAAAATCGTGGGAAATCTGTGAAATCTCTGGCTATTTTCGGAGGAGGCAATGGTACGACGAAAGGGATTTCTCAGCATCATCTTGTTGCTCAGTTCCCTTGTTCCCACCGTCGGTGGGGCGCAAGCCCGGATCACATCGCCCCGCGAATTTCTCGGTTTCGAGGTGGGCGAGGATCGCAAGCTCGCCGA
Above is a genomic segment from Blastocatellia bacterium containing:
- a CDS encoding CapA family protein — its product is SDHDRRSFPADKLNWESVAAFVQFDGHRRLMEITLQPLSLGFRQPRTVRGRPRLADPALGKEIIERLAALSAPFGTDIRYQDGVGVVVIKP